Proteins from one Streptomyces sp. NBC_00390 genomic window:
- a CDS encoding DUF6056 family protein, translating to MAVDASGVNVARDPDPEPGPERWNGRQGPSWSWRTSWPLALSLLPLGLLAMASLLGRHVRPSADEWCFLPSVRDQGITGLIGKFYFTDNGRVGNGLLVGLYAKFPVAGHQWFGLISGVLMLALLWALTTQLLRRAHLVVPRGLPLLVASVIAAVFLFATPNTYKTFYWPAASVSHTVAPVLACAAAIPLLRARGRRGRVAAFATVLAAGIFMGTLSEETSVVALVVLSGAVLFAHRVFVPRVTGLVRRWSLAGAAGVAIGTVVLMTSPGSIERRERYGADRASLFAPETLLGSLRGSGQILATVLTTWQYFGAVAAGVLLGLLARGRAGRPAALLPCRPLFLLSLGAAAFVVSGYLCTVITYPVFGARVVTTERTWNDYLLLFVLLLTGAGAFAGRAVRLRGRRTGTAAAAAAAVCAAAMLGLVGPLHGLGDAMQVRAGQWDRQDRFLREQAASGAKVAPYTPVRVARMLEPFGDQGRRIWPAQCVADYYGLEKVTYSTRIP from the coding sequence CCGTCGACGCATCGGGCGTCAACGTCGCACGAGATCCGGATCCGGAGCCGGGACCTGAGCGATGGAACGGCCGGCAAGGCCCCTCCTGGTCCTGGCGCACCTCCTGGCCACTTGCCCTGTCCCTGTTGCCGCTAGGTCTCCTCGCCATGGCCTCATTGCTCGGCCGCCATGTCCGGCCCAGCGCCGACGAGTGGTGCTTTCTGCCCAGCGTCCGCGACCAGGGCATCACGGGTCTGATCGGCAAGTTCTACTTCACCGACAACGGACGGGTCGGCAACGGCCTGCTCGTCGGGCTCTACGCCAAGTTCCCTGTGGCCGGGCACCAGTGGTTCGGGCTGATCAGCGGCGTTCTCATGCTGGCGCTGCTGTGGGCACTGACCACGCAGCTGCTGCGCCGGGCCCACCTGGTGGTGCCACGCGGTCTCCCGTTGCTCGTGGCGTCCGTGATCGCCGCGGTCTTCCTGTTCGCCACGCCCAATACGTACAAGACGTTCTACTGGCCCGCGGCCTCCGTCTCGCACACCGTCGCACCGGTGCTCGCCTGCGCGGCGGCGATCCCGCTGCTGCGTGCGCGCGGCCGGCGGGGCCGTGTCGCCGCGTTCGCCACGGTGCTCGCGGCGGGGATCTTCATGGGCACGCTCTCCGAAGAGACGTCGGTCGTCGCCCTCGTGGTCCTGTCGGGTGCGGTGCTCTTCGCCCACCGCGTCTTCGTCCCGCGCGTGACGGGGCTCGTGCGCCGCTGGTCGCTGGCGGGGGCGGCCGGTGTCGCCATCGGCACGGTGGTGCTGATGACGTCCCCGGGTTCGATCGAACGCCGCGAGCGCTACGGCGCCGACCGCGCCTCCCTATTCGCGCCCGAAACCCTGCTCGGCTCGCTGCGCGGATCGGGGCAGATCCTGGCGACCGTACTCACCACGTGGCAGTACTTCGGCGCGGTCGCGGCCGGTGTGCTGCTGGGGCTGCTGGCGCGCGGCCGGGCCGGGCGGCCCGCCGCCCTGCTGCCCTGCCGTCCGCTGTTTCTTCTCTCCCTCGGCGCGGCCGCGTTCGTGGTCTCCGGCTATCTGTGCACCGTGATCACATATCCCGTGTTCGGGGCCCGGGTGGTGACCACCGAACGTACCTGGAACGACTACCTGCTCCTGTTCGTCCTGCTGCTGACCGGCGCCGGTGCCTTCGCCGGGCGGGCAGTTCGGCTGCGCGGGCGCCGCACGGGTACGGCGGCGGCCGCGGCCGCCGCGGTGTGCGCGGCGGCCATGCTGGGCCTGGTGGGGCCGCTCCACGGGCTCGGGGACGCGATGCAGGTGCGGGCGGGTCAGTGGGACCGCCAGGACCGCTTCCTGCGCGAGCAGGCGGCGAGCGGCGCGAAGGTGGCACCGTACACGCCGGTACGGGTGGCCAGAATGCTGGAGCCGTTCGGCGACCAGGGCCGCAGGATCTGGCCGGCCCAGTGTGTGGCGGACTACTACGGCCTCGAGAAGGTCACTTACTCGACACGGATTCCATGA
- a CDS encoding VOC family protein translates to METTLQITIDCTDPQKLVAFWTQALHYVPEPPPGGHATWREYWADMGVPQAELTEGVGEAPESIVDPKGAGPRVWFQHVPEPKTVKNRVHLDLKVSGGRSVPLALRTERVTAEVERLTAAGARILRTMDEPGMDYFAVVLQDPEGNEFCIA, encoded by the coding sequence ATGGAAACGACACTGCAGATCACCATCGACTGCACCGACCCGCAGAAACTCGTGGCCTTCTGGACCCAGGCGCTGCACTACGTGCCGGAGCCGCCGCCGGGTGGCCACGCCACCTGGCGGGAGTACTGGGCGGACATGGGTGTGCCCCAGGCGGAGCTGACCGAGGGGGTCGGTGAGGCCCCTGAGTCGATCGTGGACCCCAAGGGTGCCGGGCCGCGGGTCTGGTTCCAGCACGTGCCGGAGCCGAAGACCGTCAAGAACCGGGTGCACCTCGATCTGAAGGTGAGCGGCGGCCGGAGCGTTCCCCTGGCGCTGCGCACCGAGCGGGTGACGGCCGAGGTCGAGCGCCTGACCGCTGCGGGGGCGCGCATCCTGCGCACCATGGACGAGCCCGGCATGGACTACTTCGCCGTGGTGCTCCAGGATCCGGAGGGCAACGAGTTCTGCATCGCGTAG
- a CDS encoding glycosyltransferase family 2 protein, producing the protein MRTVHTSVVVPCFNESEVIDAFHAALIAALEPTATTFEICYVDDGSSDRTRIRLRDLAATDPRVRYTSFSRNFGKESAMLAGLRMSQGEVVVLMDADLQHPPELLPRMLELHRHGYDQVIAQRDRTGEGTVRKALSQTYYRLVRRFMDVEVLDGAGDFRLLSRRAVNAVLSLPESNRFSKGLFSWIGFDTVSFTYQNVERAAGQSKWGGRRLLNYGIDGLLSFNSRPLRMAIHTGLWLFLSALGYALWIIANVLLDGVETPGYATIITAIVALSGIQLATLGVIGEYVGRIYHEAKRRPHYVIRETDTSHAAAADALTAEVMESVSSK; encoded by the coding sequence ATGAGAACGGTCCACACGTCGGTCGTCGTCCCGTGCTTCAACGAGAGCGAGGTGATCGACGCCTTCCACGCTGCTCTCATCGCCGCCCTCGAGCCGACCGCGACGACCTTCGAGATCTGCTACGTGGACGACGGCAGCAGCGACCGGACCCGGATCCGCCTCCGTGATCTCGCGGCAACGGACCCGCGGGTGCGCTACACCTCCTTCAGCCGGAACTTCGGCAAGGAGTCGGCGATGCTTGCCGGTCTGCGGATGTCCCAGGGGGAGGTGGTCGTCCTGATGGACGCCGATCTCCAGCACCCTCCCGAACTGCTGCCCCGCATGCTGGAGTTGCACCGTCACGGCTACGACCAGGTCATCGCGCAGCGGGACCGTACCGGCGAGGGTACGGTGCGCAAGGCGCTCAGCCAGACGTACTACCGCCTGGTGCGCCGCTTCATGGACGTCGAGGTCCTCGACGGGGCAGGCGACTTCCGGCTGCTGTCACGCCGCGCCGTCAACGCCGTCCTGTCCCTCCCGGAGAGCAACCGCTTCTCCAAGGGGCTCTTCTCCTGGATCGGCTTCGACACCGTCAGCTTCACCTACCAGAACGTGGAGCGTGCCGCCGGCCAGTCCAAGTGGGGCGGCAGACGGCTGCTCAACTACGGCATCGACGGGCTGCTCTCCTTCAACAGCCGCCCGTTGCGCATGGCGATCCACACCGGGCTGTGGCTGTTCCTGTCCGCCCTCGGCTACGCGCTGTGGATAATCGCCAACGTACTGCTCGACGGCGTCGAAACACCCGGCTACGCGACCATCATCACCGCCATCGTCGCCCTCAGCGGTATCCAGCTCGCCACGCTCGGAGTCATCGGCGAGTACGTGGGACGGATCTACCACGAGGCGAAGCGGCGGCCGCACTATGTGATCCGGGAGACGGACACCTCCCACGCGGCGGCCGCCGACGCCCTGACCGCCGAGGTCATGGAATCCGTGTCGAGTAAGTGA
- a CDS encoding lytic polysaccharide monooxygenase, with protein sequence MTHRRPGPATAAAVVLGAVPILLTSAAAGVAHAHGAPTDPVSRVAACGLDGAQRTSAACRAAVAVNGGADFRAWDNLRVADVRGRDRQVIPDGQLCSAGLDAYRGLDVARADWPATPLEAGERFTLTYRSTIPHRGTFKLYLTKEGYDPAGPLRWDDLAARPFATATDPALVNGAYRIRGRLPANLTGRHVLYTIWQNTDTPDTYYSCSDVMLTGNAKGEEAHEAPPRDTTPPTAPSPSPPKDEPTEEPAETPATAEAAPPVTPPVVPPADRSAAASADGDDKTLTLIAGSGAAVLALLAVTGSVMLRRRHT encoded by the coding sequence ATGACACACCGTCGCCCGGGACCCGCCACTGCCGCCGCCGTCGTCCTCGGGGCGGTGCCGATCCTGCTCACCAGCGCGGCCGCCGGCGTGGCACACGCCCACGGCGCGCCGACCGATCCGGTCAGCAGAGTCGCCGCCTGCGGCCTGGATGGGGCGCAGCGCACATCGGCCGCCTGCCGGGCGGCCGTTGCCGTCAACGGGGGAGCGGACTTCCGCGCATGGGACAACCTGCGGGTGGCGGACGTGCGGGGCCGGGACCGGCAGGTCATTCCGGACGGGCAGCTGTGCAGCGCCGGCCTGGACGCGTACCGGGGCCTGGACGTCGCCCGGGCCGACTGGCCCGCGACGCCGCTCGAGGCGGGCGAGCGGTTCACGCTCACCTACCGCTCGACGATCCCGCACAGGGGGACCTTCAAGCTCTATCTCACGAAGGAGGGTTACGATCCCGCCGGGCCGCTGCGCTGGGACGACCTGGCGGCACGGCCGTTCGCCACCGCTACCGACCCCGCGCTGGTCAACGGTGCCTACCGGATCCGCGGGCGTCTGCCCGCCAATCTGACCGGCCGCCATGTGCTCTACACCATCTGGCAGAACACGGACACGCCGGACACCTACTACTCGTGCTCCGACGTGATGCTGACCGGCAACGCGAAGGGCGAGGAGGCACACGAAGCGCCGCCGAGGGACACCACGCCGCCGACCGCGCCCTCGCCGAGCCCCCCGAAGGACGAGCCGACCGAGGAGCCGGCGGAAACGCCCGCGACGGCAGAGGCCGCGCCACCGGTCACCCCGCCCGTCGTCCCGCCGGCGGACCGGTCCGCCGCAGCATCGGCGGACGGGGACGACAAGACGCTCACCCTGATCGCCGGTTCGGGAGCCGCCGTCCTCGCACTTCTCGCCGTGACCGGATCGGTGATGCTCCGGCGCCGCCATACGTGA
- a CDS encoding HAMP domain-containing sensor histidine kinase: protein MDLRWRIAVLVGVAICAVATAVGVLVHHASRDRELSQAREAARTTLDRAAVIYARTGTVQGSGAALGATGLPHGLATLVDRGRQGTEFTDGPAGPAMWAARPTGDQVLSVRIDLGVTMRDLGALDTNIVVACVLTTVVVLPLGVLSAGRMSRRLRTAAGTARRIADGDLDARISAGPRPQDEIAEISAAVDSMAAALQRRLRVEQRFTADVAHELRTPLMGLVTAAELLPEDEAAGYVRDRVRVLSTLVEELLEISRLDSGGEEADVSPCPIGPLVTEIVGRTGLSTKVLVEGPTEPDEDMRVWTDPRRLERIVANLVVNAHRHGRAPVTVSVTGDECVTVTVRDRGPGYPESLLQDGPQRFRTGTRERGTGHGLGLTIARGQAEVIGATLVFANDPDSGAVATLRLPAAVGEAGGQDERDG, encoded by the coding sequence ATGGACCTGCGCTGGAGGATCGCCGTCCTGGTGGGCGTGGCCATCTGCGCCGTTGCCACCGCCGTGGGTGTGCTGGTGCACCACGCCTCGCGCGACCGGGAGTTGTCGCAGGCACGCGAAGCCGCACGCACCACCCTCGACCGGGCTGCCGTCATCTACGCCCGCACCGGCACGGTCCAGGGATCGGGTGCCGCACTCGGCGCGACCGGGCTGCCGCACGGTCTCGCCACGCTGGTCGACAGGGGGCGCCAGGGCACCGAGTTCACCGACGGACCGGCGGGGCCCGCCATGTGGGCCGCGCGGCCCACGGGCGACCAGGTGCTCTCCGTACGCATCGATCTGGGCGTCACCATGCGCGACCTCGGTGCGCTCGACACCAACATCGTCGTGGCCTGTGTGCTCACGACGGTGGTGGTGCTGCCGCTCGGGGTGCTCAGCGCGGGCCGGATGAGCCGCAGGCTGCGTACGGCCGCCGGGACCGCGCGTCGCATCGCCGACGGGGACCTGGACGCCCGTATCTCGGCCGGGCCCCGTCCGCAGGACGAGATCGCCGAGATCTCCGCGGCGGTCGACAGCATGGCGGCGGCGCTTCAGCGGCGACTGCGGGTCGAGCAGCGTTTCACCGCCGATGTGGCGCATGAACTGCGTACCCCCCTGATGGGGCTGGTCACTGCGGCCGAACTGCTGCCGGAGGACGAGGCGGCCGGATATGTGCGCGACCGGGTGCGGGTGCTCAGCACGCTCGTGGAGGAGCTGCTGGAGATCTCCCGCCTGGACTCGGGCGGGGAGGAGGCGGATGTGTCGCCGTGCCCGATCGGGCCGTTGGTGACGGAGATAGTCGGCCGCACCGGGCTGTCCACGAAGGTGCTGGTCGAGGGTCCGACCGAGCCGGACGAAGACATGAGGGTGTGGACCGACCCGCGGCGCCTGGAGCGCATCGTCGCCAATCTGGTCGTCAACGCGCACCGGCACGGCCGTGCTCCGGTCACGGTGTCCGTGACCGGCGACGAATGTGTGACCGTGACCGTACGCGACCGGGGCCCGGGCTACCCCGAGTCGCTGCTTCAGGACGGGCCGCAGCGATTTCGCACGGGCACGCGGGAGCGGGGCACGGGGCATGGTCTGGGCCTGACCATCGCGCGTGGCCAGGCCGAGGTCATCGGAGCCACGCTGGTCTTCGCCAACGACCCGGACAGCGGAGCGGTCGCCACGCTGCGGCTGCCGGCAGCGGTGGGCGAGGCCGGCGGACAGGACGAGCGGGACGGCTGA
- a CDS encoding transglycosylase domain-containing protein: protein MRIRRNPDRPTGRLTASEFGWADTPERDGAGRPGPRRRGRTSRPLPGMRGRARTRTRTGIRRFLSWRRLLLGLATLCLLLVGGFTVLYFMIDIPRANDLAKAQSNVFLYSDGTRLARTGDINRESVPLDRVPENVRRAFVAAENKDFYSDAGVSLSGTARGILSTLTGKGKQGGSTITQQYVKNYYLSQEQTVSRKVQELVIALKVDRQTSKDDILAGYLNTSFYGRQSYGIQAAARAYYGKEVGQLTVEEGAYLAALLQAPSQYDWAVAGPSGRQRVVERWGYVLDNMVEEGWLDASARQGMRFAPPLAPKPTAGLGGRTGYLVEAARRELLASGISEQELAGGGWRITLTVDPARQRALEQAVATSDGAVEGGGTDSDINRQTGAVSVDPRSGRILALYGGRDYLKHFISNATRSDYQAGPTFGPVALAAKVDAPPEERGAGTASDYFAQVRQTAVELGMNPQASGFTSPRSTSLGLMGVSPMEMAGVYATLSNGGKKVTPSIVKSAQRGDERTKLPPATGGQAVSPETAAVVTGSLSTDFVGGPFPVQDAAARRPPDGFVPRVTGASDDRKAEWYISCSPELVTSLALFGEDAKSRKQVALEGVGNGSAARIGTMYTSMSRSGVAPEPTPSE from the coding sequence ATGCGTATCAGGCGGAACCCGGACAGGCCGACCGGGCGGCTCACTGCGAGCGAGTTCGGCTGGGCGGACACGCCGGAACGGGACGGCGCAGGCAGGCCGGGCCCGCGCAGAAGAGGCCGCACGTCGCGACCGCTCCCCGGCATGCGCGGCCGGGCCCGCACACGCACACGCACCGGGATACGCCGGTTCCTCAGCTGGCGCAGGCTCCTCCTCGGCCTGGCCACCCTGTGCCTCCTGCTCGTCGGCGGCTTCACGGTCCTGTACTTCATGATCGACATCCCCCGGGCCAACGACCTGGCCAAGGCACAGAGCAACGTCTTCCTCTACAGCGACGGAACACGCCTGGCCCGCACCGGAGACATCAACCGGGAGAGCGTGCCGCTGGACCGAGTGCCCGAGAATGTGCGGCGCGCCTTCGTCGCGGCGGAGAACAAGGACTTCTACAGCGACGCCGGCGTCTCCCTGAGCGGCACCGCACGAGGGATCCTCAGCACGCTGACGGGCAAAGGCAAACAGGGCGGCTCGACCATCACCCAGCAGTACGTCAAGAACTACTACCTCAGCCAGGAACAGACCGTCAGCCGCAAGGTGCAGGAGCTGGTGATCGCCCTCAAGGTCGACCGGCAGACCTCCAAGGACGACATTCTCGCCGGCTATCTCAACACCAGTTTCTACGGGCGCCAGTCGTACGGAATACAGGCGGCGGCCCGCGCCTACTACGGCAAGGAGGTCGGACAGCTCACCGTCGAGGAGGGTGCGTACCTCGCGGCGCTGCTGCAGGCTCCCAGCCAGTACGACTGGGCGGTGGCCGGCCCCTCGGGCAGGCAGCGGGTCGTGGAGCGCTGGGGCTATGTGCTCGACAACATGGTCGAGGAGGGCTGGCTGGACGCGTCCGCGCGGCAGGGCATGCGGTTCGCGCCGCCGCTTGCGCCCAAGCCGACCGCGGGCCTCGGCGGACGCACCGGATATCTCGTCGAGGCCGCGCGGCGGGAGCTGCTGGCATCAGGCATCAGCGAGCAGGAACTCGCCGGCGGTGGCTGGCGTATCACCCTCACCGTCGATCCGGCCCGGCAGCGGGCGCTGGAGCAGGCCGTCGCGACCAGTGACGGCGCAGTCGAGGGCGGCGGTACGGACTCGGACATCAACCGGCAGACCGGGGCGGTGTCGGTGGACCCGAGGTCCGGCCGCATCCTGGCGCTGTACGGCGGCAGGGACTACCTCAAGCACTTCATCAGCAACGCGACCCGCTCCGACTACCAGGCCGGACCGACCTTCGGTCCGGTGGCCCTGGCCGCGAAGGTCGACGCGCCGCCCGAGGAGCGGGGCGCCGGCACCGCATCGGACTATTTCGCCCAAGTCCGTCAGACCGCCGTGGAGTTGGGCATGAACCCGCAGGCGAGCGGGTTCACCTCGCCGCGGTCGACGTCGCTCGGACTCATGGGTGTCAGCCCGATGGAGATGGCGGGCGTCTACGCCACCCTCTCCAACGGCGGCAAGAAGGTGACCCCTTCGATCGTGAAGTCGGCGCAGCGCGGCGACGAGCGCACGAAACTGCCGCCCGCGACCGGAGGCCAGGCCGTGAGCCCCGAGACGGCCGCCGTGGTGACCGGGTCCCTCAGCACCGACTTCGTCGGCGGCCCCTTCCCGGTCCAGGACGCAGCTGCGCGCCGGCCGCCGGACGGGTTCGTCCCGCGGGTCACGGGCGCCTCGGACGACAGGAAGGCGGAGTGGTACATCAGCTGCTCGCCGGAGCTTGTCACGTCGTTGGCGCTGTTCGGCGAGGATGCGAAGTCCAGGAAGCAGGTGGCTCTCGAGGGGGTGGGCAACGGCAGCGCGGCCAGGATCGGGACGATGTACACCTCGATGTCGCGCTCCGGGGTCGCGCCCGAGCCGACGCCCTCCGAGTGA
- a CDS encoding class I SAM-dependent methyltransferase: MFTPQGPTLRELAVQALSSTEHGYDLLAPKFDLTPFRTPGPVLDAVAEAVRPLGPFAAGLDICCGTGAGIGMLRQVCRERVAGVDFSAGMLAAAALAGPSADDTGPPVSWVRADARALPFRPVFDLAVSFGAFGHFLPAERPLLFAQAHSVLRPGGCFVFPVMAPPRPASWLYWALLGFDLTMRVRNALWRPRFVMYYRTFPLSKVLADLRQAGFSVELLPLEGLGRLSDSRPRGVLVVARKAGAGAGAGAGPDHSR; this comes from the coding sequence ATGTTCACCCCTCAGGGCCCGACCCTTCGCGAACTGGCCGTCCAGGCGCTCTCCTCGACCGAGCACGGCTACGACCTGCTCGCCCCCAAGTTCGACCTGACGCCCTTCCGCACACCCGGCCCGGTACTCGATGCCGTCGCCGAAGCCGTACGGCCGCTCGGGCCCTTCGCTGCCGGACTCGACATCTGCTGCGGCACCGGCGCGGGCATCGGCATGCTGCGGCAGGTGTGCCGGGAACGGGTCGCCGGTGTCGACTTCAGCGCCGGAATGCTCGCGGCCGCCGCCTTGGCCGGGCCGTCGGCCGACGACACCGGGCCGCCCGTGTCCTGGGTACGGGCCGACGCCCGCGCCCTGCCGTTCAGGCCGGTTTTCGACCTGGCCGTGAGCTTCGGCGCATTCGGTCACTTCCTCCCCGCTGAGCGCCCCCTGCTCTTCGCCCAGGCCCACTCGGTGCTCCGCCCCGGCGGCTGCTTCGTGTTCCCGGTCATGGCTCCGCCGCGCCCGGCATCCTGGCTCTACTGGGCGCTGCTCGGCTTCGATCTGACCATGCGCGTGCGCAACGCTCTGTGGCGGCCGCGGTTCGTCATGTACTACCGCACCTTCCCGCTCTCGAAGGTGCTCGCCGACCTGAGACAGGCGGGATTCTCGGTGGAGTTGCTGCCGCTCGAGGGGCTGGGGCGGCTGTCCGACTCCCGCCCGCGCGGTGTGCTGGTGGTGGCCCGGAAGGCGGGAGCGGGAGCGGGAGCGGGAGCCGGGCCGGACCACTCTCGCTGA
- a CDS encoding endonuclease/exonuclease/phosphatase family protein: MDGTQGHAAAVPTGRRVTRRRPALWGTLCGGRCGRSRTAQRRRFSWRNGRTTAAAAVVVACLLALPSAVPNTPGRLGSLLETFLPWLGLVVPVLLAVAVVRRSRTALLALLLPVVAWLGQFGALLLPAQGAAHDLVVVQHNVSDTNTDPEATARALARISPDLIALEEVTGSARPRYHEALAAHHPHHAVAGTVGLWSRFPLTDVRPLDIKPAGIGPGWNRALRATARTPQGEIAVYVAHLPSVRLGVNGLDSAWRDESALLLGAAIAAEPLDRVILLGDLNSTVDDRGLRPVSSQMNPTGPGFAFSWPAAFPVARIDQVMTRSATVTSLFSLPATGSDHLPVAARVRF; the protein is encoded by the coding sequence ATGGACGGTACGCAGGGGCACGCGGCCGCGGTGCCGACGGGGCGCCGAGTGACGCGTCGGCGCCCCGCGTTGTGGGGCACGCTGTGCGGGGGCCGATGCGGTCGCAGCCGGACCGCGCAGCGTCGTCGCTTCTCGTGGCGGAACGGCCGCACCACCGCCGCGGCCGCCGTGGTCGTGGCGTGCCTGCTCGCGCTGCCGTCCGCCGTACCGAACACCCCCGGCCGCCTCGGCAGTCTGCTGGAGACGTTCCTGCCGTGGCTCGGGCTCGTCGTGCCCGTGCTGCTGGCCGTGGCCGTGGTGCGCAGGTCCCGCACCGCACTGCTCGCGCTGTTGCTGCCCGTCGTGGCGTGGCTGGGCCAGTTCGGCGCGTTGCTGCTGCCCGCCCAGGGAGCCGCGCACGACCTGGTCGTGGTGCAGCACAACGTCAGTGACACGAACACCGACCCGGAGGCCACTGCCCGGGCCCTGGCCCGGATCAGCCCCGACCTCATCGCACTGGAGGAGGTCACCGGATCCGCCCGGCCCCGCTACCACGAGGCACTCGCCGCGCACCATCCGCATCACGCGGTCGCGGGTACCGTCGGACTGTGGTCGAGGTTTCCGCTCACCGACGTACGGCCACTGGACATCAAACCGGCCGGGATCGGCCCCGGCTGGAACCGGGCGCTGCGCGCCACCGCGCGTACGCCACAGGGCGAGATCGCCGTCTACGTCGCCCATCTGCCCTCGGTGCGCCTCGGAGTGAACGGCCTGGATTCGGCATGGCGGGACGAGAGCGCCCTCCTGCTCGGCGCGGCGATCGCCGCCGAGCCGCTGGACAGGGTGATCCTGCTGGGCGATCTCAACAGCACGGTGGACGACCGCGGCCTGCGGCCGGTCAGTTCACAGATGAACCCGACCGGGCCGGGGTTCGCGTTCAGCTGGCCGGCGGCGTTTCCCGTCGCCCGGATCGACCAGGTCATGACCAGGTCCGCCACCGTCACGAGCCTGTTCTCGCTGCCCGCGACCGGCAGCGACCATCTGCCCGTCGCCGCCCGCGTCAGGTTCTGA
- the cseB gene encoding two-component system response regulator CseB has translation MTNIPPARSEAHVLLVEDDEVIRNTVRMLLERYGFTVSTAGDGLTGLELFRETGPDLLLLDVMLPELDGIGLCRRVRELSLVPILMMSARGDTLDVVSGLEAGADDYVVKPCESAILVARIRSLLRRASFPTAVPAGDGSPGDEESTATFGDLTIDTRGMEVRRAGHTLALTPTELRMLLEFAASPGVVLERRTLLSRVWDHAWHGDTRVVDLHVQRLRAKIGAERIETVRGFGYKLRR, from the coding sequence ATGACGAACATCCCACCGGCTCGCTCCGAGGCCCATGTGCTGCTCGTCGAGGACGACGAGGTGATCCGCAACACCGTGCGGATGCTGCTCGAGCGATACGGCTTCACCGTGTCGACCGCGGGTGACGGGCTGACGGGGCTGGAGTTGTTCCGGGAGACGGGCCCGGATCTGCTGCTGCTGGATGTCATGCTGCCCGAGCTGGACGGTATCGGACTGTGCCGCAGGGTCCGCGAGTTGAGCCTCGTGCCGATCCTGATGATGTCGGCCCGCGGCGACACGCTGGACGTCGTCTCCGGCCTGGAGGCGGGCGCCGACGACTATGTGGTCAAACCCTGTGAGAGTGCGATTCTTGTCGCACGCATCCGCTCGCTGCTGCGCCGCGCCTCCTTCCCGACCGCCGTCCCCGCCGGCGACGGGTCACCGGGCGATGAGGAATCCACAGCCACGTTCGGCGACCTGACCATCGACACCCGCGGCATGGAGGTGCGGCGCGCCGGACATACGCTCGCGCTGACGCCGACCGAGCTGCGGATGCTCCTGGAGTTCGCCGCGTCACCCGGCGTCGTACTGGAGCGGCGCACGCTGCTGAGCCGGGTGTGGGACCACGCGTGGCACGGCGATACCCGGGTCGTCGACCTCCATGTGCAGCGGCTGCGGGCCAAGATAGGCGCCGAGCGGATCGAGACCGTCCGCGGCTTCGGCTACAAGCTGCGGCGCTGA
- a CDS encoding ATP-grasp domain-containing protein yields MPTPVLYCSDPLNPRRVDDHFAAEAHEVRAAGGDIALIDHDALLQGDAGRAVARVPQGMGAAWYRGWMIPADRYADLSTALLSRRSGLLTAPDRYRTAHELPGWYETFREVTPASVWRQTDPGQTPSAAELSALAAQLPAGPAVVKDFVKSRKDAWDEACYIPDPGDARQLHRIVGRFVELQAEFLAGGIVLRSFERFVRDESIAPELRVWWLDGDPRLITPHPDSRITATTAPELAHVAPTVRSLGCRFVTTDVALREDGTWRVIEVGDGQVSDLHPAGDPAALAGLLVGE; encoded by the coding sequence ATGCCCACACCTGTCCTGTACTGCAGTGATCCGCTCAACCCCCGGCGCGTCGACGACCATTTCGCCGCCGAGGCACACGAAGTCCGGGCGGCCGGTGGTGACATCGCGCTGATCGACCATGACGCCCTCCTCCAGGGCGACGCCGGGCGCGCCGTCGCCCGGGTGCCACAGGGCATGGGCGCGGCGTGGTACCGGGGCTGGATGATCCCCGCTGACCGCTACGCCGATCTGAGCACCGCGCTCCTGTCGCGCCGCAGCGGTCTCCTGACCGCACCGGACCGCTACCGGACCGCCCACGAACTACCCGGCTGGTACGAGACGTTCCGCGAGGTCACTCCCGCGAGTGTCTGGCGGCAGACCGATCCGGGACAGACCCCGTCCGCGGCAGAGCTGTCCGCGCTCGCCGCGCAGCTGCCTGCCGGTCCCGCCGTCGTCAAGGACTTCGTCAAGTCCCGTAAGGACGCCTGGGACGAGGCCTGTTACATCCCCGATCCGGGCGACGCGCGGCAACTGCACCGGATCGTCGGGCGGTTCGTCGAGCTCCAGGCGGAATTCCTGGCGGGCGGAATCGTGCTGCGGAGCTTCGAGAGGTTCGTCAGGGACGAGTCCATCGCCCCTGAGCTGCGCGTGTGGTGGCTGGACGGAGATCCGCGGCTGATCACGCCGCATCCAGACAGCCGTATTACGGCAACGACCGCACCGGAGTTGGCGCACGTGGCGCCCACCGTGCGCAGCCTGGGCTGCCGGTTCGTCACCACCGACGTCGCCCTGCGCGAGGACGGGACGTGGCGCGTCATCGAGGTGGGCGACGGGCAGGTCAGCGATCTGCACCCGGCCGGGGACCCGGCCGCTCTGGCCGGACTGCTCGTCGGAGAATGA